In Granulicella mallensis MP5ACTX8, the sequence CGCCCTCGGCGCCTTCCGGCGCGTCGCTCTTGATGGTGACCTGCACGTGTGCCGTGACTTCGCGGTGAATCTTGACCGGCACGTGGAACTCGCCGACTGTCTTCAGCGGCTCGTCCAGGTGGATCTTGCGGCGGTCGATCGTGTAGCCCTCGGCTTCGAGTCCACGCGCGATGTCCTGCGACGTAACCGAACCGAACAGGTGGCCGCCGTCGCCGGTCTTGCGCTCGAACACCAGCGCCAGCTCGTTGAGCTTTGCGCCGAGCTCTTCGGCTCCGGCCTTTTCGCCAGCCGACTTGCGAATGGCCGACGCCTTCATCTGCTCGATGACGGCCTTGTTTGCCGCGGTGGCTTCGATCGCCAGCTTGCCGGGCAGCAGGTAGTTACGGCCATAACCGGCGGCGACTTTAACGACGTCGCCTCGGTGGCCGAGCTTGTTCACATCTTCCTTCAGGATGACTTCCATGACACTTCTCCAGACTTACTCAAGCTTGCCCGCGAGTTAGAAACTAACCCGGACAAGGTGCGCGCCCGTTGGCGCAGGTTTCAAAACTAGAAGCGTGCGGCGTAAGGCAGCAGGGCGATAGCGCGAGCCTGCTTGATGGCCTTGGTCAGCTTGCGCTGGAACGGAGCGCTGGTGCCCGTGAGGCGGCGCGGAATGATCTTGCCGCGGTCGGACACGAACTGCTGCAGCAGGCGCACATCGCGGTAGCTGATCGTGTCGATCTTCTCCACCGTGAACTTGCAGACCTTCTTGCGGCGGAAGAACTTGCGTCCGCCAGGGCCGCCGCCGGGACCACCGGTGCGGGGAGGACGCGAACCGCCCTCGGGACGCGGACGGAAGCCGCCCGATGCGGGAGCTCCGGCAGTCTGCGCCGGGGCGGGAGTGGATGCTGCGGGTGCTGCTTGATTCGTCTCGTCAGCCATGTTGCTTTTCCTTTATGCCGGTACCTGATGCTTGCCGGCCGGTTCTGCTGCTCGCGCTCCAGACCCGCGTGGGGGCCTCTGGACTTGATCTTCATCGCGAAGATCTTGGAAGCGTCGTGCGGCGTTGCTGTGGTCCTTATGCCGGTCCACCCTCATGACAGAAAACGTCATGAAGATGGCACCCGGCGAAGCTTGAAAGAAGAACTAAACCTCTGCGGCAACCGGCTCGGTCGCGGCAACAGCCTCGGGAGCAGCGGCTTCAGCAGCAGGAGCTTCCGCAACCGCCGGAGTCTCGGCAACCTGGGCAGCCTCGGGGCTGGACGTGGGCAGCGCGCTGCGCTTCACGTGAGAGTCGCGGTGAGCCTTGATCTTGGCCACGCGCTTGTCTTCCTCGTCCATGCGCACGGTGATGAACTTGATGACCGGCTCGGAGACACGGAGGCGGCGCTCGATCTCAGAGATCAGCGAGGCGGGCGCGTCGACGATGAGCAGGACGTAGAAGCCGTCGTTGAACTTCTGGACGGTGTAGGCCAGGCGACGGCGGCCCATCTTCTCGGTGGTCTTCACAACGCCGCCACCTGTGGTGACGTAGCCGGAGAAGGTCTCGACGAGCTTGTCGAGCTCGGCCTCTTCAACGTCGGGCCGAACGATAAACATGATTTCGTAAGTGCGATTCATGATGCTTCTTTCTGCGGGGTTCTGCCCCGCACCGCTTCGGTGATTGCTTTCAATTTCCTAATTCACAATTCCCAATCCCGAAGTACGGTGTGGAAGATTGTTCGTTCTAATTCTCGGGTTCAACCTTCCGGTTGAACTCATTCATCGCCGCACTGACACCTTTCGTCAGCACAGCCTCAACCGCCCGTACCGCCTGGTCGAGTACTTCATCCAACACCGCCAACTCTGTCTTGCGCATCGGCGCAAGCAGGTAGGAGGTGCCTCCTGCCTTTACCTCGCGTCCCGTTTCGAGCGGCGGTTTGCCGACCCCAATCCGAACGCGAAGCCACTCTTCCGTGCCAAGCACGCCGGAGATCGACTTCACTCCGTTGTGCCCTCCCGCCGACCCGCGCTCCCGGATACGAAGCGTGCCCAGTGGGATTGCCAGCTCGTCATAGAGAACGATCAAGTCCTCGACGCCAAGCTCCAACTCATTCAACAAAGCGGCTACCGAAAGCCCGCTCAAATTCATAAAGGTCTCGGGCTTGGCCAGCAGGACATCATGCCCTGCAAGCCTTGTCCGCACCGTCACCGCTCTTCCGCGACGGTTGGCAAACTGCGTATCGCAGATCTCAGCGATACGATCCACTGCCAAAAACCCGGCATTGTGCGGCGTGAAAGCGTACTCCGGACCAGGATTCCCAAGACCGACAATCAGTTTCACGACGGCTCACCTGTGGTGAGCCAGAGTGTAGAGGATAGAGTGTAGAGCGTAGAGCAATCGTGCATAACCTTTGTTCTCTCTACTCTCTATCCTCTAATCTCTACACTTCTACTTCTTCTTGTCGCCAGCAGCGTCGGCAGCAGGTGCATCCTGCTTGCCCTTCTTGGCAACTTCAGGCTCGGTCGGGCCGGCAACCGGCTCGGCAACAGCCTCTTCCTTGGCGAGGGTGACGTGTGCAACCAGTGCATCCTCTTCGCCGAGGAACTTCAGCTTGTCCGAGTGCGGCAGGTCCGAGATGTGGATCGCGCCGTTGATCTCGAGGTTTGCGACGTCGATGTCGATGTGATCCGGAATGTCGCCGGGGAGGCACTCGACCTCAACCTCGTGCAATACCTGACCGAGAACACCGCCGCCCGTCTTGACGCCGACCGGAACGCCGATGAGCTGAACCGGAACCGAGACGCGCATAGCCTTGTCCATAGCGATACGCTTCAGGTCGATGTGCAGCAGCTTGCCCTTGATGGGCTCATGCTGCCAGTCGACGATCATCACCTTGTTCGTGCCTTTGCCTTCGATGGCGAGATCGAAGATCGTGTTATGACCGGACTCCGAGTACAGAATCTTGGTGATGACCCGGGGGTCGACCGTGACGGCCACCGACTCCTGGCCCGCGCCGTATACAACAGCGGGAATCAGGCCGGAGACACGCACGCGACGGGCGTGGCCCTTGTTGAAGGTACCGGTACGGGGCGTTGCCACAACTGCTTCGATCTTGCTGGTTGACATGTGTTTTCCTTTCGGGCACGAACGGCAGGGATTAGGGATCAGGGAACAGGGATTAGCCCCTTGTCGTCCATTCGCCTATCACTGCAGCTTTGCTCCCTTCGCGGCTTCCACCGCTGGTCTGTGAGCCTAGAGTCGGAACAGTTTGCTTTCTAAGCCCTGCTCCCTAATCCCTAATCCCTGCTCTAGTTGAAGAGCGTCGATACCGACGTCTCCATGTGAATGCTCTCGATCGCCCGGCCCAACAGGCCTGCTATCGAGAGCACCTTAATCTTGCTTACCTTCTGCGCGGCTTCGGAGAGCGGAATGGTGTTGGTCACGACCAACTCTTCCAGTCCCGAATTCGCAATGCGCTCCACCGCCGGCCCTGAGAGCACAGCATGCGAAGCGCAGGCATAAACTTTTTCCGCTCCCTGTTCGAGCAGTGCGTCGGCGGTCTTCACCAGCGTTCCAGCCGTATCAACAATGTCGTCGAGGATCAGGCAGGTGCGTCCACGCACTTCGCCGATGACGTTCATCACCTCGGTTACGTTGATGTCGGTACGTCGCTTGTCGACGATGGCCAACGGTACTTCTAATTTCTTTGCAAAAAATCTGGCGCGCTCCACGCCGCCTGCATCGGGGCTCACTACGGTAAGATTCGGCAGCTTCAAATCGCGGAAGTACCCCACCAGCACCGGGCTGGCAAACAGATGGTCGACGGGGATATTGAAGAAGCCCTGGATCTGCGCCGCATGCAGGTCGACGAACAGCGCGCGATTGGCGCCTGCCGTCGTCAAAAGATCCGCGACCAGCTTGGAGGTAATCGCCACGCGAGGCCGATCTTTGCGGTCCTGACGCGCATACCCGTAATACGGAACAACGACCGTGATTCGTCCTGCCGAGGCGCGCCGGAGCGCGTCCATCATGATCAGCAGTTCGACGAGGTTCTGGTCGACCGGGTGGCACGTGGGCTGGACGAGAAATACGTCTACGCCGCGCACATTTTCAAGGAGCTGAAAGTGGGTTTCACCGTCGGAGAATCGCTGCAAGCGTGTCTCTCCGACGGGTACACCCAGAAATTTACCGATCTCCTCCGTCAACGGCCGGTTCGCCGAGCCGGAGAAGATCTTGAAGCGCTTATCGTCACTCAGGCGCGAGGAGCGTTTTTTCTCCGCTGCTGCCTTTGCTCCCGCCGCAGAGGTCGCCGGTGTCAACACAAACTCGGCAACTTGCTTCGGTTGCTCCAGCTCGGCCTGGGCCGTCGCGCTGGAGCCGTTATTACTAGAACTCGGGGAAGGAACCGCAGTCGTGTCTTGTTCGTTCACGTAGAAATCCTCCAGGCTGGTTGACCTATGGGTATCTCAAAAACTGCTTGTCTAACTTCTTGCGACTGGGCTTGTTTCCGCACCAGCCATTTGCATTGCGAGACTTCGGTTCCTTATCGGCTGCCGGCGGATCGTGTTTCCTTCTCCGCCGCGCCGCTAACTCTGCTACTCCCGCGCATCGGCTTTATGCCGAACTACATGTGCGGGCCTTGCTCAATCCTCTGGCGATAAAGTTCTTCATCGCCGAAAAATCAAAAGCTCCCTTGTTGCCTATCCGAGGATTTAGAGGAACTAAATCTGGCGAACGATCTAAGTGGTTGGGCGACTAGGATTCGAACCTAGACAAAGTGCGTCAAAGGCACTTGACCTACCATTAGTCGATCGCCCAGTACCGCCGGTGCGCTTCTACACATTTACCGGCAAAGCTACTCTGCGAACATCGTATCCCAATAAGCCGAACGAGGCAGGGTCTCCGTGAGGATAGCCTGCGTGCCGGATTGCTGGACACGCTGTTGAGCGGCGCGTGCGTCTGCCTGAGACTCGTAGAGTCCAAACAACGCCGAACCCGAACCCGACAACGCCGCATACAGCGCGCTGCCGCCGGAATCGGAACCCATCAAATCACGCTTGGTTGAACGCAAGGAGGGATGCTGTGAAAACGCTACTTCTTCGAAGTCGTTTTCGATCCCGGTGCGGACAAGCGCGAGAAGTGGGTTCTCGGCCAGATTACCCTGCTTGTCCGGAAAACCGGGGCGAGCAATACCGGAGGGGCCAGATTCGACGCCATCTATTGTCCAGATGGCAGCCAGAACGCGGCTCAACTCACTTAGTCTATCGAGGGGCTGTTGAAAAGTCAACGTAGAGGCGGAACTTGCCTCTCGAACCTCGCTCTTCGCATCCAGGTCCCGGAACGCCTGTGCGGTCGAAACCCCTACTGACGGAATCGCCACGACACAGGGGATCGCCGGCGTATCTGGCAGAGGATAAACCTCTTCGCCACGCCCCAGCCCCAGGACCGACCCTCCTAGCAGAAACAGCGGCACGTCCGACCCGACCTCGGCCGCCAGCTTCAGCCGCTCCGATCCGGGCAACGCCCGGCCAAGCTCGCGTTCCAATCCCAGCAGGGCGGCGACGGCATTGGCCGATCCCGCGCCCATGCCTCCCTGCACCGGCAGGCGCTTCTGGATGTCGATCGTCACTTCCGCCGTGATCCCCATCCGGGTCAAGGCACCGGCCACCATCGCAAAGGCCGTGTTCTTTTCCGCGTTCCGTGTCTCAGTCCGCGGAACCCCCGGATGGTTCGAGGTGAGCGTAATTTTCGTCACCGCCGCCGCCCGAGCCTCGACCGTCACAAAATCATGCAGCGCGAGCGTCTGATACATCGTCGCGAGACCATGAAAGCCGTCCGGCCGCGCCGGGCCGACCGCCAGCCCGAGGTTGATCTTGGAAAAGGAGCGCACGCGTGTGGACATACGATTGTCATTCTAGCTGGGCTTCACAAAGAGCTAAGATAGGCCTACGGAGTGTGCGCCATGGCAAGCTCGGTTCTTGTTCCTGTCAGCGAGTACCTGAACAGCATGTATCACCCCGACTGCGACTATCTCGACGGTGAACTGAAGGAGCGCAACGTGGGAGAGCAGCCACACTCAGAGCTACAGGCGATCCTTACGCGTATCTTCGGTATGCACAAGCAAGACTGGGATGTTCGCGTACTCACGGAACAGCGGGTCCAGGTATCCGAGATGCGGTTTCGCATTCCCGATATCTGCGTTCTTCATCGGCATGATCCGAAAGACCGCATCGTCCACTGGGCTCCCCTGCTCTGCATTGAGGTGCTCTCTGAAGAAGATCGATTGACCGAACTCCAGACGAAGGTGGATGAGTTTGCGGCGCTCGGGGTAGCTAACATCTGGGTCCTCGATCCTTGGAAGCGCAAGGCTTACTACGCTTCCACTC encodes:
- a CDS encoding Uma2 family endonuclease; translation: MASSVLVPVSEYLNSMYHPDCDYLDGELKERNVGEQPHSELQAILTRIFGMHKQDWDVRVLTEQRVQVSEMRFRIPDICVLHRHDPKDRIVHWAPLLCIEVLSEEDRLTELQTKVDEFAALGVANIWVLDPWKRKAYYASTRGFEQPSDGMLRIAGTPIELSLQEIFAELDEF
- a CDS encoding 50S ribosomal protein L25, which codes for MSTSKIEAVVATPRTGTFNKGHARRVRVSGLIPAVVYGAGQESVAVTVDPRVITKILYSESGHNTIFDLAIEGKGTNKVMIVDWQHEPIKGKLLHIDLKRIAMDKAMRVSVPVQLIGVPVGVKTGGGVLGQVLHEVEVECLPGDIPDHIDIDVANLEINGAIHISDLPHSDKLKFLGEEDALVAHVTLAKEEAVAEPVAGPTEPEVAKKGKQDAPAADAAGDKKK
- a CDS encoding 4-(cytidine 5'-diphospho)-2-C-methyl-D-erythritol kinase, coding for MSTRVRSFSKINLGLAVGPARPDGFHGLATMYQTLALHDFVTVEARAAAVTKITLTSNHPGVPRTETRNAEKNTAFAMVAGALTRMGITAEVTIDIQKRLPVQGGMGAGSANAVAALLGLERELGRALPGSERLKLAAEVGSDVPLFLLGGSVLGLGRGEEVYPLPDTPAIPCVVAIPSVGVSTAQAFRDLDAKSEVREASSASTLTFQQPLDRLSELSRVLAAIWTIDGVESGPSGIARPGFPDKQGNLAENPLLALVRTGIENDFEEVAFSQHPSLRSTKRDLMGSDSGGSALYAALSGSGSALFGLYESQADARAAQQRVQQSGTQAILTETLPRSAYWDTMFAE
- the rplI gene encoding 50S ribosomal protein L9; this translates as MEVILKEDVNKLGHRGDVVKVAAGYGRNYLLPGKLAIEATAANKAVIEQMKASAIRKSAGEKAGAEELGAKLNELALVFERKTGDGGHLFGSVTSQDIARGLEAEGYTIDRRKIHLDEPLKTVGEFHVPVKIHREVTAHVQVTIKSDAPEGAEGAVEDNDTGFVSLYTGELDDNRD
- the rpsF gene encoding 30S ribosomal protein S6; the protein is MNRTYEIMFIVRPDVEEAELDKLVETFSGYVTTGGGVVKTTEKMGRRRLAYTVQKFNDGFYVLLIVDAPASLISEIERRLRVSEPVIKFITVRMDEEDKRVAKIKAHRDSHVKRSALPTSSPEAAQVAETPAVAEAPAAEAAAPEAVAATEPVAAEV
- the rpsR gene encoding 30S ribosomal protein S18; this encodes MADETNQAAPAASTPAPAQTAGAPASGGFRPRPEGGSRPPRTGGPGGGPGGRKFFRRKKVCKFTVEKIDTISYRDVRLLQQFVSDRGKIIPRRLTGTSAPFQRKLTKAIKQARAIALLPYAARF
- the pth gene encoding aminoacyl-tRNA hydrolase; the encoded protein is MKLIVGLGNPGPEYAFTPHNAGFLAVDRIAEICDTQFANRRGRAVTVRTRLAGHDVLLAKPETFMNLSGLSVAALLNELELGVEDLIVLYDELAIPLGTLRIRERGSAGGHNGVKSISGVLGTEEWLRVRIGVGKPPLETGREVKAGGTSYLLAPMRKTELAVLDEVLDQAVRAVEAVLTKGVSAAMNEFNRKVEPEN
- a CDS encoding ribose-phosphate diphosphokinase, producing MLTPATSAAGAKAAAEKKRSSRLSDDKRFKIFSGSANRPLTEEIGKFLGVPVGETRLQRFSDGETHFQLLENVRGVDVFLVQPTCHPVDQNLVELLIMMDALRRASAGRITVVVPYYGYARQDRKDRPRVAITSKLVADLLTTAGANRALFVDLHAAQIQGFFNIPVDHLFASPVLVGYFRDLKLPNLTVVSPDAGGVERARFFAKKLEVPLAIVDKRRTDINVTEVMNVIGEVRGRTCLILDDIVDTAGTLVKTADALLEQGAEKVYACASHAVLSGPAVERIANSGLEELVVTNTIPLSEAAQKVSKIKVLSIAGLLGRAIESIHMETSVSTLFN